The following coding sequences lie in one Azospirillum humicireducens genomic window:
- a CDS encoding YbaB/EbfC family nucleoid-associated protein translates to MKNIGNMMKQAQQMQAKMQEMQASLEQVEVTGQSAAGMVVVTVNGKSEMKKVKLDKSVVDPEDVEVLEDLIVAAFNDAKKKVEQHVAEETSKMMGGLKLPPGIKLPF, encoded by the coding sequence ATGAAGAATATCGGCAACATGATGAAGCAGGCCCAGCAGATGCAGGCCAAGATGCAGGAAATGCAGGCGAGCCTGGAGCAGGTCGAAGTGACCGGCCAGAGCGCCGCCGGCATGGTCGTCGTGACCGTCAACGGCAAGAGCGAGATGAAGAAGGTCAAGCTCGACAAGTCCGTCGTCGATCCCGAGGACGTCGAGGTGCTGGAGGACCTGATCGTCGCCGCCTTCAACGACGCCAAGAAGAAGGTCGAGCAGCACGTCGCCGAGGAGACCTCGAAGATGATGGGCGGCCTCAAGCTGCCGCCGGGCATCAAGCTGCCGTTCTGA
- the recR gene encoding recombination mediator RecR: MIGPEIERLIQLLSKLPGLGPRSARRAALHLMKRRDSLLVPLSEAMAAAGESIRACSVCGNLDSRDPCTVCSDPTRDRSVICVVEDAGDLWALERTRAFRGTYHVLGGLLSALQGVGPDDLNIAGLAERAKDPAVREIILALNATVDGQTTAHVVTDRLTESDVSVSRLAHGVPVGGELDYLDDGTLTAALKARRPL; the protein is encoded by the coding sequence ATGATCGGACCTGAAATCGAACGCCTGATCCAGTTGCTGTCCAAGCTGCCGGGGCTCGGTCCCCGGTCGGCACGGCGGGCAGCGCTGCATCTGATGAAGCGGCGGGACAGCCTGCTGGTGCCTTTGTCGGAGGCGATGGCGGCGGCCGGCGAGTCGATCCGCGCCTGCTCCGTCTGCGGCAATCTGGACAGCCGCGATCCCTGCACCGTCTGCTCCGACCCCACCCGCGACCGCTCGGTCATCTGCGTGGTGGAGGATGCCGGCGATTTGTGGGCGCTGGAACGCACCCGCGCCTTCCGCGGCACCTACCATGTGCTGGGCGGCCTGCTGTCGGCCCTGCAGGGCGTCGGTCCCGACGACCTGAACATCGCCGGCCTCGCCGAACGCGCCAAGGATCCGGCGGTGCGCGAGATCATCCTGGCGCTCAACGCCACCGTCGACGGCCAGACCACCGCCCATGTGGTGACAGACCGCCTGACCGAGTCCGATGTGTCCGTCTCTCGTCTGGCGCATGGCGTCCCGGTCGGCGGCGAGTTGGACTATCTCGACGACGGCACCTTGACTGCGGCACTGAAGGCACGCCGGCCGCTGTAG
- a CDS encoding phytoene desaturase family protein, protein MRTPAKLPPAKLPIAFRILLGFSPWLLFGAVLPLAGLLPASLTALAASLALCALDRLRGSLKAPELVAAAFFAILPLCGPLGWDWPLHNLGLAIHLALSAMAFGSIAAGSPFTLQYARDDWPRDYWHLPQFVAVNRLMTAVWSVLFLVGGLGFAALPGWEAPVSIGASALGVLANRLLPDWIVGRAMHRRLAEADPHPWPAPAILNRTRTAADERDVVVVGSGIGGLTAAALLARAGARVTVLEAHDRPGGFCTSWTVKARNRSEPGAEPFRYVFDAGVHDISGAQPGGPVDHLLRSLGVEDRVEWQPVNRGVALDGKLLQLADDADGLAAQIAADHPPSAAGAAAFLAEMRAVYDDMYRGCADSGLPNIPQSVAAMRRYVTESPHALRWMARPFQEMLDHFIPDRAGQRLLTVLTGYLSDRAEALTVGQMAPIFGYWFSGGFYPAGGSQALADALAQSIRADGGEVRLRTPVTRILIEDGRAAGVETADGRVIRAPAVISNADVRRTMLELVGAEHLPAAYAARCAAMRPSTSAFMVTLGLDIVPDLPSMTFLPQDGTGFGMAIAVPSIHDRSLAPEGHAAVALLRLAPADAGWNRADPAYKARKRAEGDAMIAAASRLIPGLERHITTRQEASAATFARYAHTSAGSIYGIAPDQQRLTRRSPIPGLCLTGAGVFPGPGVEACVISGRLAAESLLGKESLAPESLRNTAGRSAACASALPVTQLG, encoded by the coding sequence ATGCGTACGCCCGCCAAGCTTCCCCCCGCCAAGCTCCCCATCGCGTTCCGCATTCTGCTGGGCTTCTCTCCCTGGCTGCTGTTCGGCGCCGTCCTGCCGCTCGCCGGATTGCTGCCGGCCTCCCTGACCGCACTGGCGGCAAGTCTCGCCCTCTGCGCCCTCGACAGGCTGCGCGGCTCCCTCAAGGCGCCGGAGCTGGTGGCCGCCGCCTTCTTCGCCATTCTGCCGCTCTGCGGTCCGCTGGGCTGGGACTGGCCGCTTCACAATCTCGGCCTCGCCATCCATCTGGCGCTGTCCGCCATGGCCTTCGGCAGCATCGCCGCCGGCAGCCCCTTCACCCTGCAATATGCCCGCGACGACTGGCCGCGCGACTATTGGCACCTGCCGCAATTCGTCGCCGTCAACCGGCTGATGACTGCGGTCTGGAGCGTGCTGTTCCTGGTCGGCGGTCTGGGCTTCGCCGCCCTGCCCGGATGGGAAGCCCCGGTCTCCATCGGCGCCTCCGCGCTGGGTGTGCTCGCCAACCGGCTGCTGCCGGATTGGATCGTCGGGCGGGCGATGCACCGTCGGCTGGCCGAGGCCGATCCGCACCCCTGGCCGGCTCCGGCGATCCTGAACCGGACGCGTACCGCCGCAGATGAGCGTGACGTGGTGGTGGTCGGCTCCGGCATCGGCGGCCTGACGGCGGCGGCGCTGCTGGCACGGGCCGGGGCGCGGGTGACGGTTCTGGAGGCGCATGACCGTCCCGGTGGATTCTGCACCTCCTGGACGGTCAAGGCGCGCAACCGCAGCGAACCGGGGGCCGAGCCCTTCCGCTACGTCTTCGATGCCGGCGTCCACGACATCAGCGGCGCCCAGCCCGGCGGTCCGGTCGATCATCTGCTGCGATCGCTGGGGGTCGAGGACCGGGTGGAGTGGCAGCCGGTGAACCGCGGCGTCGCCCTGGACGGCAAGCTGCTTCAACTGGCCGACGACGCCGATGGACTGGCCGCCCAGATCGCCGCCGACCACCCGCCCAGCGCCGCCGGGGCCGCCGCCTTCCTGGCGGAGATGCGGGCGGTCTATGACGACATGTATCGCGGCTGCGCCGACAGCGGCCTGCCCAACATCCCGCAATCGGTGGCGGCGATGCGGCGCTATGTGACGGAGAGCCCGCACGCCTTGCGCTGGATGGCCCGGCCGTTCCAGGAGATGCTGGACCATTTCATTCCCGACCGCGCCGGCCAACGCCTGCTGACCGTGCTGACCGGCTATCTCAGCGACCGGGCGGAGGCGCTGACGGTCGGCCAGATGGCGCCGATCTTCGGTTACTGGTTCTCCGGCGGCTTCTATCCGGCCGGCGGGTCGCAGGCGCTGGCCGATGCGCTGGCCCAGTCGATCCGCGCCGACGGCGGTGAGGTCCGGCTGCGCACCCCCGTCACCCGCATCCTGATCGAGGACGGCCGCGCCGCCGGGGTGGAGACCGCAGATGGCCGCGTCATCCGCGCTCCGGCCGTGATCTCCAACGCCGACGTGCGGCGGACCATGCTGGAACTGGTCGGGGCGGAGCATCTGCCGGCCGCCTATGCCGCCCGCTGCGCGGCGATGCGTCCGTCCACCTCTGCCTTCATGGTCACGCTTGGGCTGGACATCGTCCCCGATCTGCCGTCGATGACCTTCCTGCCGCAAGACGGGACGGGCTTCGGCATGGCCATCGCCGTCCCCTCCATCCACGACCGCAGCCTCGCCCCCGAAGGGCATGCCGCGGTGGCTCTGCTGCGTCTGGCCCCGGCGGATGCCGGCTGGAACCGCGCCGATCCGGCCTACAAGGCGCGCAAGCGGGCGGAGGGCGACGCGATGATCGCCGCCGCGTCCCGCCTGATCCCCGGCCTGGAGCGGCACATCACCACCCGGCAGGAGGCCAGCGCCGCCACCTTCGCCCGCTATGCCCACACCAGCGCCGGCAGCATCTACGGCATCGCTCCCGACCAGCAGCGGCTGACCCGCCGCAGCCCGATCCCCGGCCTGTGCCTGACCGGCGCCGGGGTCTTCCCCGGACCCGGCGTGGAGGCCTGCGTCATCTCCGGCCGGCTGGCCGCCGAATCCCTGCTGGGCAAGGAGAGCCTGGCGCCCGAGTCCCTGCGCAACACCGCCGGGCGGAGCGCCGCCTGCGCGTCTGCCCTGCCGGTGACGCAGTTGGGCTGA
- the gluQRS gene encoding tRNA glutamyl-Q(34) synthetase GluQRS, translated as MSDLVTRFAPSPTGHLHLGHAHSALFGWTTARSAAGRFLLRIEDIDPNRCRPDYERDLIEDLSWLGLDWDGPVRRQSDHFDDFRAALARLESLGVLYPCFCTRKDIAAEIARAGAAPHGPDGPLYPGTCRHRSPEEQAERIARGDPWALRLDVAAACRQTGPLRWHDRAQGWQEATPELLGDVVLARKDTPTSYHLSVTVDDHLQGVTLVTRGEDLFFATHLHRLLQALLGYDPPDYHHHGLLRNAAGERLAKRDRAQTLRSLRDEGRSPAEVRALAGFA; from the coding sequence ATGAGCGATCTCGTCACCCGCTTCGCCCCCAGCCCCACCGGGCACCTGCATCTGGGCCATGCCCATTCCGCGCTGTTCGGCTGGACCACAGCCCGCAGCGCCGCCGGCCGTTTCCTGTTGCGGATCGAGGACATCGATCCCAACCGCTGCCGCCCGGACTACGAGCGCGACCTGATCGAGGATTTGTCCTGGCTCGGCCTCGACTGGGACGGTCCGGTCCGGCGCCAGTCCGACCATTTCGACGATTTCCGCGCGGCACTGGCCCGGCTCGAGTCGCTGGGCGTGCTCTATCCCTGTTTCTGCACCCGCAAGGACATCGCCGCGGAGATCGCGCGGGCCGGCGCCGCGCCGCACGGTCCGGACGGCCCGCTCTATCCCGGCACCTGCCGCCATCGCTCGCCCGAGGAGCAGGCTGAGCGGATCGCCCGTGGCGATCCCTGGGCACTGCGGCTGGACGTGGCCGCCGCCTGCCGGCAGACCGGGCCGCTGCGTTGGCACGACCGGGCGCAGGGCTGGCAGGAGGCGACTCCGGAACTGCTGGGCGACGTGGTGCTGGCCCGCAAGGACACGCCGACCAGCTATCACCTCAGCGTCACCGTCGACGACCATCTGCAGGGCGTGACGCTGGTCACGCGCGGCGAGGATCTGTTCTTCGCCACCCATCTGCACCGGCTGCTGCAGGCCCTGCTGGGCTACGATCCGCCCGATTACCACCATCACGGCCTGCTGCGGAACGCGGCGGGCGAGCGGCTGGCCAAGCGCGACCGCGCCCAGACCCTGCGCTCGCTCCGCGACGAAGGCCGCAGCCCGGCGGAGGTCCGGGCGCTGGCGGGGTTTGCGTGA
- a CDS encoding HNH endonuclease, translating to MAPPPDHCPALVLNADFRPLSYFPLSLWSWQEAVKAVFLERVNIVSHYDRVVRSPSFEVRLPSVISLKEFIPATRRPAFTRFNVFLRDRFTCQYCGRPFPTHDLTFDHVIPRSRGGRTTWENVITSCSACNLAKGDRLPHVCGMIPLSPPFQPTAYELQENGRAFPPNFLHESWRDFLYWDSELDPM from the coding sequence TTGGCTCCACCACCCGATCACTGTCCGGCTCTGGTGCTGAACGCGGATTTCCGCCCGCTCAGTTACTTCCCCTTGTCGCTATGGTCCTGGCAGGAAGCGGTCAAGGCGGTCTTTCTGGAACGGGTCAACATCGTATCGCACTATGACCGGGTCGTCAGATCCCCAAGTTTCGAAGTCCGGTTGCCCAGCGTCATCTCTCTGAAAGAGTTCATTCCGGCAACGCGCCGCCCGGCCTTCACCCGCTTCAACGTCTTCCTGCGCGACCGCTTCACCTGCCAATATTGCGGCCGCCCCTTCCCCACACACGATCTGACCTTCGACCATGTGATCCCGCGGTCCCGCGGCGGTCGGACGACGTGGGAAAACGTCATCACCTCCTGTTCGGCCTGCAATCTGGCGAAGGGCGACCGCCTTCCCCATGTCTGCGGCATGATCCCTCTCAGTCCGCCCTTCCAGCCCACCGCCTACGAGCTGCAGGAGAACGGACGCGCCTTCCCGCCAAACTTCCTTCACGAGAGTTGGCGGGATTTTCTTTATTGGGACTCGGAACTGGACCCGATGTAG
- a CDS encoding acetyl-CoA carboxylase carboxyltransferase subunit alpha, translating into MQTFLEFEKPIAELEGKIEELRHLTNAGDINIADEVAKLQAKVDKLLRQTYAKLTPAQKVQVARHPNRPHCLDYVRGLIEDFTPLAGDRHFAEDRAVIGGLGRFRGRSVVVIGQEKGNDTESRVRHNFGMAKPEGYRKAQRLMDLADRFKLPVVSLVDTAGAFPGVQAEERGQAEAIAKSIERCLRLNVPMVASVIGEGGSGGAIAIATADRVLMLEHAIYSVISPEGCASILWRSSDMAGEAAIALRLISQDLKELGVIDRVVSEPIGGAHRDPAETIKKLGDCIEESLGELDGLDGVTLRAKRREKFLEMGQKGLG; encoded by the coding sequence ATGCAGACCTTCCTGGAATTCGAAAAGCCGATCGCCGAGCTTGAAGGCAAGATCGAGGAGTTGCGGCACCTGACCAACGCCGGCGACATCAACATCGCCGACGAGGTTGCAAAGCTGCAGGCCAAGGTCGACAAGCTCCTGCGGCAGACCTACGCCAAGCTCACGCCCGCGCAGAAGGTTCAGGTGGCCCGCCACCCCAATCGGCCGCACTGCCTGGACTATGTGCGCGGCCTGATCGAGGACTTCACGCCGCTGGCCGGCGACCGCCATTTCGCCGAGGACCGCGCGGTCATCGGCGGGCTGGGTCGCTTCCGCGGCCGCTCGGTGGTGGTGATCGGCCAGGAAAAGGGCAACGACACCGAATCGCGCGTCCGCCACAATTTCGGCATGGCGAAGCCGGAAGGCTACCGCAAGGCCCAGCGCCTGATGGATCTGGCCGACCGCTTCAAGCTGCCGGTCGTCTCGCTGGTCGACACCGCCGGCGCCTTCCCCGGCGTCCAGGCCGAGGAGCGCGGCCAGGCCGAGGCCATCGCCAAGAGCATCGAGCGCTGCCTGCGGCTGAACGTGCCGATGGTCGCCTCGGTCATCGGCGAAGGCGGATCGGGCGGCGCCATCGCCATCGCCACCGCCGACCGCGTGCTGATGCTGGAACACGCCATCTATTCGGTGATCTCGCCGGAAGGCTGCGCGTCGATCCTGTGGCGCAGCTCCGACATGGCGGGCGAGGCGGCCATCGCGCTGCGCCTGATCAGCCAGGACCTGAAGGAACTGGGCGTCATCGACCGCGTGGTGAGCGAGCCCATCGGCGGCGCCCACCGCGACCCGGCCGAGACCATCAAGAAGCTGGGCGACTGCATCGAGGAGTCGCTGGGCGAACTGGACGGCCTCGACGGCGTCACGCTCCGCGCCAAGCGCCGCGAGAAGTTCCTGGAGATGGGGCAGAAGGGGCTGGGGTAA
- a CDS encoding Y-family DNA polymerase, translated as MPPELRGRPFALLRTERQRRMVVAVNRVAASAGIGPGHTLSDARALEPGLEVAEATPEADAVLLGRIADWAHRYSPWTAADEPDGVVIDITGCAHLFGNEAALAADLTGRLRAAGFAARAAIADTPAAAWGLVRFGSPEDRRRERLDGLPLAALRLPAETVEGLHALGLRRIGDLHAMPRAGLAARFGGRLLQRYDQAFGRLDEPISPRRPVPEHRERLTFAEPISTPESIAGALRHLLGRLCTGLEAAGQGVRRLRLDTHRTDQRVDDEAQSLTLGTSRPTRDPAALARLAAPLLERIDPGPGLETLVLSATETGPLIAIQTGIDGEGIDGGLAELVDRLALRLGERAVLRLVPRESWLPERCVAALPPVEVLPLPKPWPAGRPRPLRLLTPPEPIEATAPLPDDPPLQFVWRGLRHRVSRAEGPERIECEWWRPEGSLGLAVRDYYRVEDGAGRRFWLFRAGLYRPGEWPRWFLHGFLG; from the coding sequence ATGCCGCCCGAATTGCGGGGACGTCCCTTCGCCCTGCTGCGGACGGAGCGCCAGCGCCGGATGGTGGTCGCGGTCAACCGGGTGGCGGCATCGGCCGGCATCGGCCCCGGCCATACCCTCAGCGACGCCCGTGCGTTGGAGCCGGGGCTGGAGGTGGCGGAGGCGACGCCGGAGGCCGATGCGGTCCTGCTCGGCCGCATCGCCGACTGGGCGCATCGCTACAGCCCCTGGACAGCGGCGGACGAGCCGGACGGGGTGGTGATCGACATCACCGGCTGCGCCCATCTGTTCGGGAATGAAGCGGCATTGGCCGCCGACCTGACCGGTCGACTGCGCGCCGCCGGCTTTGCCGCCCGCGCCGCCATCGCCGACACCCCGGCCGCCGCCTGGGGGCTGGTGCGGTTCGGCAGTCCGGAGGATCGGCGGCGGGAGCGGCTGGATGGGCTGCCGCTGGCCGCCCTGCGCCTGCCCGCCGAGACGGTCGAGGGGCTGCATGCGCTGGGATTGCGCCGGATCGGCGACCTGCATGCCATGCCGCGGGCCGGGCTGGCGGCGCGGTTCGGGGGCAGGTTGCTGCAACGCTACGATCAGGCATTCGGCCGGCTGGACGAGCCGATCTCTCCGCGCCGGCCGGTGCCTGAGCACCGCGAGCGCCTGACCTTCGCCGAGCCGATCTCCACGCCCGAGTCGATTGCCGGGGCGCTCCGCCATCTGCTGGGCCGGCTGTGCACTGGGCTGGAGGCGGCTGGGCAGGGGGTGCGCCGGCTGCGGTTGGACACCCACCGCACCGACCAGAGGGTGGATGACGAAGCGCAGAGCCTGACGCTCGGCACCAGCCGCCCTACCCGCGACCCGGCGGCGCTGGCGCGGCTGGCCGCCCCGCTGCTCGAGCGGATCGACCCTGGTCCGGGGCTGGAGACACTGGTGCTGTCGGCGACGGAGACGGGGCCGCTCATCGCCATCCAGACCGGCATCGACGGCGAGGGGATTGACGGAGGATTGGCGGAACTGGTCGATCGGCTGGCGTTGCGGCTGGGGGAACGGGCGGTGCTGCGGCTGGTGCCGCGGGAAAGCTGGCTGCCGGAACGCTGCGTCGCCGCGCTGCCGCCGGTGGAGGTCCTGCCGCTGCCGAAGCCCTGGCCGGCTGGCCGGCCGCGGCCTTTGCGCCTGCTGACCCCGCCCGAACCGATCGAGGCCACCGCCCCGCTGCCCGACGACCCGCCGCTGCAGTTCGTCTGGCGCGGCCTGCGCCACCGCGTGAGCCGGGCCGAGGGGCCGGAGCGGATCGAGTGCGAATGGTGGCGTCCGGAAGGATCGCTGGGGTTGGCCGTGCGCGATTATTACCGCGTGGAGGATGGCGCCGGCCGCCGCTTCTGGCTGTTCCGCGCCGGGCTGTACCGGCCGGGGGAATGGCCGCGCTGGTTCCTGCACGGGTTCCTGGGCTGA
- a CDS encoding HupE/UreJ family protein, protein MTTVTGAFGNGLTTPVWVLQHLLGILGIGLWAGQAGGTAVWQVPAAAVTAALVAGFAAQMGLRLPYAGPGLAASLIVIGSLVALGVRAPAVLAVLIAAVAAVFHGHAHQGPPLYWAGFAAGLMLVACGGLGLSIAVTQAESDRAVRMCGGAVAVAGVLDLVGVI, encoded by the coding sequence ATGACGACGGTGACGGGGGCCTTCGGCAACGGGCTGACCACGCCGGTGTGGGTGCTGCAGCATCTGCTGGGCATCCTCGGCATCGGCCTATGGGCGGGGCAGGCCGGCGGCACCGCGGTCTGGCAGGTGCCGGCCGCCGCCGTGACCGCGGCTCTGGTGGCGGGCTTCGCCGCACAGATGGGGCTGCGGCTGCCCTATGCCGGGCCGGGGCTGGCGGCTTCGCTGATCGTGATCGGGTCGCTGGTGGCGCTGGGGGTGCGGGCGCCGGCCGTGCTGGCGGTGCTGATCGCCGCGGTGGCCGCGGTGTTCCACGGCCACGCCCACCAGGGTCCGCCGCTCTATTGGGCCGGCTTCGCCGCCGGGCTGATGCTGGTCGCCTGCGGCGGGCTCGGTCTGTCGATCGCGGTGACGCAGGCCGAATCGGACAGGGCAGTGCGCATGTGTGGCGGTGCGGTGGCAGTCGCGGGCGTTCTCGACCTCGTCGGCGTGATTTGA
- a CDS encoding TAXI family TRAP transporter solute-binding subunit: MTRRCLLGRLLGGLALPPLLASAGGLALGGAQPAAAQDLRYFRIGTGTTAGTYFPIGGLIANAISNPPGSRPCDKGGSCGIPGLIVVAQASNGSVDNIELLRAGTVEAGFAQADVAFWAYSGTGSFSGKRPFAELRSLGMLYAEAIQIVVRSDGFIDRMPDLKGRSISLGEEGSGTLVEARLILDAYGLSETTITPHYLKPGMAADRLAKGELDGFFMVGGYPVSAVADVAARVPIRLVPLDGEPAARLLRTQRFYIEDEIPANAYPGSATTPTLSLGAELLTRADRDPDLIHGIVRALWHENTRRILADGHPQGRNFDPARAVANVSVPLHPGAERYYREAGLLGNAANEENRAPAPLPDNGAGTGTGSDDKAARNKPAGEKTVR; the protein is encoded by the coding sequence TTGACCCGACGGTGCCTGCTGGGCCGTCTGTTGGGCGGGCTGGCGCTGCCGCCGCTGCTTGCCTCCGCCGGCGGTCTGGCATTGGGGGGAGCGCAGCCGGCGGCGGCGCAGGATCTGCGCTATTTCCGCATCGGCACCGGCACCACCGCCGGCACCTATTTCCCGATCGGCGGGCTGATCGCCAACGCCATCTCCAACCCGCCGGGATCGAGGCCCTGCGACAAGGGCGGAAGCTGCGGCATACCCGGCCTGATCGTGGTGGCGCAGGCCAGCAACGGTTCCGTCGACAACATCGAGCTGCTGCGCGCCGGCACGGTGGAGGCCGGCTTCGCCCAGGCCGACGTCGCCTTCTGGGCCTACAGCGGCACCGGCAGCTTCAGCGGCAAGCGCCCCTTCGCGGAACTGCGCTCGCTCGGCATGCTCTATGCGGAGGCGATCCAGATCGTCGTCCGCTCCGACGGCTTCATCGACCGCATGCCCGACCTGAAGGGCCGCAGCATCTCGCTGGGCGAGGAGGGATCGGGCACGCTGGTGGAAGCCCGGCTGATCCTGGATGCCTATGGCCTGTCGGAAACGACGATCACGCCGCACTACCTCAAGCCGGGCATGGCGGCCGACCGGCTGGCGAAGGGTGAGCTGGACGGCTTCTTCATGGTGGGCGGCTATCCGGTGTCGGCGGTCGCGGACGTGGCCGCGCGCGTGCCGATCCGGCTGGTGCCGCTGGACGGCGAACCGGCCGCCCGGCTGCTGCGGACCCAGCGCTTCTATATCGAGGACGAGATCCCCGCCAACGCCTATCCCGGCAGCGCCACCACCCCGACGCTGAGCCTGGGGGCGGAGTTGCTGACCCGCGCCGACCGCGATCCGGACCTGATCCATGGCATCGTCCGGGCGCTGTGGCACGAGAACACCCGCCGCATCCTGGCCGACGGGCATCCGCAGGGCCGCAACTTCGACCCCGCCCGCGCGGTCGCCAACGTCTCGGTCCCCCTGCATCCGGGGGCGGAGCGCTATTACCGGGAGGCCGGCCTGCTGGGCAATGCCGCCAACGAGGAAAACCGCGCGCCCGCACCCCTGCCCGACAACGGCGCCGGCACCGGCACCGGCAGCGACGACAAAGCCGCCAGGAACAAACCGGCTGGAGAGAAGACGGTACGCTGA
- a CDS encoding GNAT family N-acetyltransferase has translation MPAGEGRGVAIRSIRSADAPRCAEIFLHGRRQAFSWQPADRFRLDDYYDCVREDAVLVAEADGTVVGFVSLDPQACIIHNLFIDPGWCKRGIGSALLREALGLLRAGHRPAELACAARNAAARAFYERNGWTPVTAPSDDGDALVLYRLSPAR, from the coding sequence ATGCCGGCCGGCGAAGGAAGGGGCGTCGCGATCCGTTCCATCCGCAGCGCCGACGCGCCGCGCTGCGCCGAGATATTCCTGCATGGCCGCCGCCAGGCCTTTTCCTGGCAGCCCGCCGACCGCTTCAGACTGGACGATTATTACGATTGCGTGCGCGAGGATGCGGTGCTTGTCGCCGAAGCGGACGGGACGGTGGTCGGCTTCGTCTCCCTCGATCCGCAGGCCTGCATCATCCACAACCTGTTCATCGACCCCGGATGGTGCAAGCGCGGCATCGGTTCCGCCCTGCTGCGCGAGGCTCTAGGCCTGCTGCGCGCAGGCCATCGCCCGGCCGAGCTGGCTTGCGCCGCCCGCAACGCCGCCGCCCGCGCCTTCTACGAACGCAACGGCTGGACGCCGGTGACGGCACCCTCCGACGACGGGGATGCGCTGGTGCTCTACCGCCTGTCGCCGGCAAGGTGA
- a CDS encoding glutathione S-transferase family protein has product MRTLYHHPIHPLSRVARVMLAEKGLPFEPVVEKPWERRTDFLKMNPAGEVPVLVEEDGTVVAGGLAVIEYLEEAYPDTPLLPREVAARAEVRRIADWFLHKFEREVGENLVGEKLIKRLSGQGHPFAPAIRAGLANITYHLDYIAFLSERRPWLAGSVFTLADIAAAAQLSCLDYIDNVPWDRSPEAKDWYARIKSRPSFRALLADNITGCPPPRHYADLDF; this is encoded by the coding sequence ATGCGAACCCTGTACCATCACCCGATCCACCCCCTGTCGCGCGTCGCGCGCGTGATGCTCGCCGAGAAGGGCCTTCCCTTCGAGCCCGTGGTCGAGAAGCCATGGGAAAGGCGCACCGATTTCCTGAAGATGAACCCCGCCGGCGAGGTGCCGGTGCTGGTGGAGGAGGATGGGACCGTCGTCGCCGGCGGCCTCGCCGTGATCGAATATCTGGAGGAGGCCTATCCCGACACGCCCCTGCTGCCGCGGGAGGTCGCGGCGCGGGCGGAGGTGCGGCGGATCGCCGACTGGTTCCTGCACAAGTTCGAGCGCGAGGTGGGCGAAAATCTGGTGGGCGAGAAGCTGATAAAGCGGCTGTCCGGCCAGGGCCACCCCTTCGCGCCGGCGATTCGCGCCGGGCTGGCCAACATCACCTACCATCTCGACTACATCGCCTTCCTGTCGGAACGGCGGCCCTGGCTGGCGGGGTCGGTGTTCACGCTGGCCGACATCGCCGCCGCGGCCCAGCTGTCCTGCCTGGACTATATCGACAATGTACCATGGGACCGCAGTCCGGAAGCCAAGGACTGGTACGCCCGGATCAAATCGCGCCCCAGCTTCCGCGCCCTTCTGGCCGACAACATCACCGGTTGTCCGCCGCCCCGGCACTACGCCGACCTGGATTTTTAA